ATATCCTCCTCCCGGTGCATGCAGCAACGGGTCGCCTTCCTTTCATGCTTGTGTACCACCGACACTCAAGCCCATTCTCGTCTCAAAGTCCAAAAGGCTATTCAGTATACTTGGAGACCAGggcttttattttttttgtcaaaaaagagagagaccAGGTTTTGGAGGTTCCCATTCATGATTACCATATTGGTATTGGTCATCACAACCTATACTATAATAATTCACAATATTAGGTGTCAATAGGAATATAAATTACAGTATCACATTGATTGTTaggttatactccctccgttccgaattaactgacgtgagtttgtataagaatctatacaaatccacgtcagttaattcagtgcggagggagtatataagaACTCGGTGTTCGGGGTCATGTGATTGACCATCGTCATCGTAGAGATCTAGAAATAGTCGGAAGAAGAGACTTTGACCTCGATTTTGTTTGCAAAGCTTTCAagtgttaaaaaaaagtggtTATGTATATCAAGTGATTCAGAAGTGTGGCTGATCTGGTTCTTCCGTTATAGTGTGTCTAGAATTAACAATGTGTACTTGAGAATGTTCTAAAACGCTTTGGTGAATACAAGATAAGATATTTGCAATGAGCCTTCTCAAGAGAATGAGAGTATTTTTGTCATGAGAAAATTGAAGCATTTCAGAAGGCTTTGGAGTATGTTTGAAGAGAAAGACGTTTACCATGCAAGACACTAGAACAACTTCTTCATGGTAAACTAGGAAGAATCTAGAACAACTTCTTCATGGAATGTTCTAGAGTAGAGAGAATTATAGGTGTAAGGTTTGGATAGATGCCACTTAGCAATAATCCAACGGTGTTGTAATCCTATAAATAGTAGCGGACCTAGCTTTTCAATAATGGGTGGGGCAAACACTGCATTTTTAATATTGGGTGAGGCAAATAGACTGTGatcttatttttctatttttccaaTATTTTTGTACTTATATAAAAGGGAATTTTCAAAATTATTGGGTGGTTTGGCTGGATCTGCCCATGCTTATAAACAGTCGTGTTCTCTCCTACCATGAGTTGTaacaaacaagaagaaagcaccactgcaaaaaaagaagttatcTATCAATTGAGTTTGGAGTTATGATAAAAAAGTTAGCCACTAAAATAAGTTTTGAAGCAAAATAATGGCAATGAATAAAGTTGATAATTTTCTAAATTAGTGTGATTTTCCGAATAGTGTGTGCATAGTTCTTACGTAATAGATGTCTGAAGACcaattaaaaaacaaaaatgatttGGTTTAGATCTTTAAACAATGGTTTTGTTGACCTCTGCTACAAAAATGATTGCCGCCTTTTTTTCGCCATAGAGGCGCTCGACCGAGCGTGCGTCACGCTCGGTCCAGTTCACGCCTTGGCTCGCCGTCCTTTGCGGTCGATCGTGTTGCCACTGTTGTGCGAGGTGGCGGTCATCGTCAAGAACGCGGAAGCACAACTGATCGGTGCGTCCAGCTCATTGGGGATCGTGCTGCTTTGGTTGGGCACAGTCAGACATCATTTACGTCCACAACGTCGGAGAAAGAAAGCAGTTGCATTGGAACCCACTCTTCCGGCAGAGGGCGAGGGAAGGTTTCGATGGAGCAGAGACTTCCCGCCGGCTGATGAATGGACGTCACATGCTCCATCGCCCGCTGCTGCTccacgaggcggcggccatcgTCGAGAACGCCGAGGGCGAGTTGATGACCGTTGGTGGGGTTCCGCACCAGTGCGCCATCTCGGAGGCGACGACATGGCTGAGCAGCAGCTCCGCATACCTCGCCGTGGAGAGGGCCCGCGAGCACCTGCGCGCCATTGGCCGCATCATGCACCAAGGCGCCGAGGTGGAGAACGCTGCCGAGGAGGAGTGGCTCGCCACGGTCACCGCCTTCCATGCCGGCGTGACGCAGCTCGACTTGGGCACAGTGTTTGAGgcgtcctccacctccgccatcTTCATCCCGGCGCCCCCGGCGGTAGTTGCCTACCTCCATGCCGCCGCGCCTTCTTGTCGGGAGTAAGAGGAGCAGGGCTGAAGAGGCATGGCGTGCGCTCGCGACCTCCACACTCCAAGACCTCCTGTGCTCGGACGAGCTCCTGGCCGAGGTTGGCGCCGTTCGCGCAcagctcctcctctgccgctcCGCTGTCGACCAGAAGCCGCTCAAAGACTGGCCTTGACGACCAGTTCACGCCTTACCACATCGGCCGAGCACGCGGCTCAGCTTGCCGTCCTCGATGAGGAGAGAGCCGTGCTGGTGTCGAGCGCGCCGCGCCTCCATGTCGACGCCGGCCGGCTGCGGCCGTGGTATGCGCCCCACGCGGATGCCATTGCCCACGACGCTCGCGCGCTCGACCTTATCTCGTCGTGTGCGGTCATGCCTGGGTACTATGCCTTCGCCGGGCCAGTTGCCTGGGCGCCAAGAACCTCCTGGGCGAGGCGCATGCCGTCACCCACACTGCATTTGCTGaagccggcgacgagctccCGGGGCTCCGACTCACCCTGCGCCACCTTGGCGTCCCTACCTTTTTATAGACACAAGTCTGAACCCTCTTCGCCCGGTGCGACACCACACCAGCCCGGCACCGCCCAAGCTGATGTTTGGTCATCACATGTCTTTACTACGCTCTGATATTTGGTCCTTCGGATTTCCGGTTCTCACTATTACCTACCGTTGCTTGATCATTTGTAGCCATTTTATTTGGATATCattgatatatttttcatggGGTTTATTCATaatttgattttatttcatttacTTCGGTACAAGTAAAAATATTGTAACCAGTCCCGCTTGTTGTCAATCTTGCCAAATATGTTTGTGACTTTTCGATTTTCTTgtagaaaaatgaaatacatTACCTTTTTACATGAAAGACAAAACCGCTCAACAATCTTTGGTCCcttgttattatttttacaATAGGTAaaaggttttttttatctatatTTCCTTTCATATAAatatcatattttttttgcgggaatATAAATATCATATTTAACTAGCATTTGACCGAAGCTCGGCGCGCTATTAAATTAATCAATCAATAAATCTGCGAAGATTGGGATGTTCAAAATCATTTTGATTTGCCTATTAGAAGCCACAATAAATGATGAATGTCAGAAGTTAATCAAGACTAGGCTCGTGATAGAAGGAAAGCACAACAATGAGTAAATATCAGGCTAATCCGATCGAGAAGCGagcttactttttttttggtttttaagATAAAAGGGTGAATGCATAGTCTTAAGGGCTCTTTTGTTCAAGTGAGTCacttcttgcaaaaaaaaagcgaGTCATACCCACATTCGAATCCTATGAGATTTAATTTGTACCAAAGTTTTTATTAATTAAACCGTAGATTTGTTCCAGGAGGTTTGAGTATGAATTAAAATGTTCATTTGAAATGTAGAGTGAAGGAATTATTAAGAAAAATCCTTCAGGACTCTGATTTTAAAAATGCAACAACTCACACTAGgaattttcataaaaaaaaatcaatgctACACTATTCCCGTGAAAATCACAGTGGGTCAAAGCTCATACTACTAAAAAGTTCTCTCTCCataacagaaaaaaaacacaaggtGCACACTTTTCTTAAGACATTTCTACTCAAGATTGTTTATTAGCAACCTTGTAGAAGAAGATACTCCCAAATTTAGCAATATGTGAATTACATATCCAGAATTCCCCTTGTCATATTCGTATAAAAGATCACGTACTTTTCATTGCTATATATCTTCTACCATTAGAAGCCCATTATAAAATGTACAAATAATTATTCGCCGGCCAAAATTAACTCCATAAACCGCGTGCGCCTCCTATAATTAGACTGTGGTGACTTCTCCTataatctgaaaaaaaaaaatccttttcAAAACTTCATTCATGCAGTTTCGGGTTTATTTACCGGAAGAGAACAAAAATACTACAGAAGTGAAAAAGGCAAGAGGGCCACACGGGGGGAAGGGGAGCGCTCGAACCACCCACTCCCACGAATGgcgtcgccgcggccggcgacgtGGTCGGTGAGCGCGTGCCTGAGATACCGCGGCGGGCTGGAGAtacgcgccgccgcggagaaCGTCGTCCTCCCCTGGTggggccacggcggcgagcgcctctccttcctcctccgcctccgccgccgcctccgcctcgccgtcaCCTCCCAATGCGCCCGCGCTCCCGCTCCCGCCTCCGCCGATCCCGAAagcaaggagaagaagaagaagccgcgCGCCCTCAAGCTGCTCCGCTTCCTGCGGAGCCGGCTGGCGCGGGCCCCCTCCGCTCTCCGCCGCAagaaaccgccgccgccgcgcgccgaaGACGAAGATGACCGGGGTGATCCTCGTGCTCAGCCGGTCCCCTGCTTCCTGGTTCGTCGAATCTATATCCAATGCCTCCAATTACTTGCCCATTTACTGTATCCAGTTGAGTTTCTCGGTGTTCTGACCGTGAgattcttgttcttgcttgccttgcctgTTCATGCTTTGGCCGCAGACTCGAGCCCTGATGCGGCCggcgaagacgaagacgacggcgacggtgcTGTGCTTcgtcgccgcgctcgccgtAGCCGTCGTGGCGCTCCGCCTCGTGGTAGTACATTGCTCTGCTCCTCCACCGAACAAGAATTTTAACATCATTTCTGGATTTGGTTCCGAGTTCTGACTGAATCGCGTGGTGCGCgcttgcatttttttgttgttgcaggcCGGGTTCGTGATACCACCGCCGACGGTGAGCTGCACGTCGTGGAGATGCTTCTTGGCGAAGAAACTGGCCAAGAAATTATTGGGGCCTCCTCTCCAGGAGTGGTTCTCCAGGATCGGCTTGAGAATCCTCGAGTTCTTggatcctcctgctgctctCCGCGACTGGCCCGGGCTCCCAAAGCTTGGCCTGAAGTGGCTCTTCAACATGTAGTAGAAATTTGTTTATCTAGAGAGGTCGATTAACCCAGACCAAATGGTACTAGCAATGAGTTAGATCTAGTTTAATTTATGCTTATGTTATAAAATGATTGAAGATTTAGTGTTGTTAACACATACTTGACTCTTTTCGGTGTCTTGCACAATGGAGATCATTTTGAATGTTAAGTTCAGACATAACTAGAAACAGATCACCATGCCCCACGCCGTAAAAATAGAGCAAGTACATTACAACCAAATATCTGCGAGTAACATAGTGCGTCGGATTCAAGACAAAATCCACAGGCAAACCAACACAGTAGAAGGATCATGTTATCTTATGGGACAGAGACATTATCAATTATCAAGAGTCAGGTATTTGCAGAGAAGCATATAAACATGTGCGAAACTAATTAGACATGGACATGTCTCTTCTCCTTCAGTTTTAAGGAGTGTAAAATGATTACAGGTTctcttcagaaaaaaaaagaaggttaCAGGTAAACCCCCCTGACTTGTCATCTCCAAATAATCACACATGTCGAAGCAGGTAACATGGATGGATGCTGAGCACAGTTCAGCGCGTTGCAATTCTGATTTCACGTATCATACAGATGCCACTTGAACACAGTATCTTACAACAACAATTCTGATTTCATTCCTTCTTAACCGTTTAGACACTCCTTGCAAGGACATGAGATCCATCCTCCATCCTCCTGAAGTGTGTAACCTGAATCAAAAGCGTACCAGAATTCAGAAGCTAATGGCAGTGCTTGGTATCCATTTAACACTATACCTGATAAAGACATGTGCAAGCATTATCACAGGGATTATGCATAAATGATTTTGCACACCAATGCAATAGCTCTGGGGACACTTACTCCCGGAGCAAAACAAATAGACCATCCTCAGGACAGGTATGCAATTCAGACTCAGTAATAGACAGAAACGGCATCATTCACTAGACCTAGCTATTTTGCTTTACCTTATCGAGCTTGTCCTTTATTGGTGTATCTACCAGTATCTTCTGAACAGAAAGCCGCTGGAGAACACGACGTTCAAGCATAACCTCATACTGAACATCACTGTTGTTCGGTGACACACCTGTTATCACCTTCTTCTCAATTCCCACCTTCTCTAGAGATCAGCATATAATAATGACACAGAGGAAGATACAGTTTTTGTTAACAAAATGTATAACAGAGTTAAAGCAAGAGCTATGGTAGAATGAGCAACAAACCTGCAGCAAAAGGAGACTGAAACATATAATTTCTTTTAGTATGATCCCCAACATCATGAATCTTGTTTCTCACATGCAATGGAGCTTCAAAGTCAATGACAGGACTTTCTCTGTTAATGGGGAATGAAATGAGCATCTATGTAAATCTACGGAATGACAGAGACTCAGGGATGAACATATTTGAAGGGCACACTACTTACATCATTTCCTTTCTTATGCAATCAACACGAGCATGAATTTCGAACATTCCTCTTGAGGTATCCTGAAGACAACTCAAGTTTGCAGGAGGttgtgttgctgctgttgACGTTTCCTTCTGCACTCCAGGACAATTGGTCACTTCTGAGCCATCAGAACATGTTTCAGCTTCACTCATCTTGATTCTGAAATCTGCGGAGGGTTGAGCTGTTTCTGGTTTCTCGGACCTCTCAATCTTGTCTTTGTTCTTCTCCCCATTTTCCCTTGCCAGGAGGTCACTCAGCTCAATATCTCCCCGAAAAGTGCCATTACTAACATGGCCATCCTCCCAGAATGAATTTAGTCTGGTCTCCTGAAAATCAATACCAGGATTGAACCCTTGCCTCAATTCATCCCTGGCAGACTGCTGAGAACATGTGGTATGTTGACCAACTACACTTTGGCCTACAGAACCTGCAGAATGAAATACGTCTGCATTTGGGTTCTTGAAAGGGTCAAAATtatcttctttcttcctgtttACACTTTGGCCTACAGAACCTGCAGAATGAAATATGTCTGCATTTGGGTTCTTGAAGGGGTCAAAAtcatcttctttcttcctgtcTACCTTCTGTCCCAAGAAAGTACACGCATCAATGTTGCTCTGAAGGTCCTTGCCACAGAATGGGTCTGAAAACTCAATATTATCACCAAATGTATCAGAAACGGGATTCTGCAGGCGAGTGTCATCATACAAATTGGCATTGTCAGGTCTGTGGGAAACAGGATGAACTCTTGGAGCAGGTCTCCTTTCTGTTGACCCAACCGTATGATACCCGCCCACATCTGGAATGGAATTGAAAGGTTTATCTTCATGCATTCCAGTGCAATTCGATGGGTTGTGTAGTCCAGTGCTACCCTTCAGATGGGAGGTAGAAGAACCCCAATCAGCAAATTTTTCCTGAAGTGATAAACGGCAGTTTGGTTCTCTAGTTCTCTGTTGCTTAATTGCCTTGTCTGGACAATAACTCGCTTCAAGATTCCTAAGATCTGTTGTTCTTTTATGGTATTCTTGATCCCCGAATAGCGAAATCCCATCAAGATGTGCATCCATTTCTGGAATATCTAACTTATCCAACCTTGTATGGAAGTCATCCTTCTTGTTCATGTTATTCTCTTCGCATTTTACAGAGAGTAGTGGTTTCTTGTTCGTTCTGTCATTCATTGCTATGGCATCGAccacaaagaagaagaaaactcaGTAGACAGGTATATGCATGCCGTCCTAGTCTATCCAACACATCAATCATCGATGCAAGGAGCCTTTACTGGAGAAAATCACTGAACTATCATTTGCTGGAGACAAGAAAATAACAGAATGAAATAGCAAAAATCACTGACCTGCAGCAGACGAGCATGATTCTTCACTGCAGATAATAATATAGATGGATCAGCAAGATAATTCCTCGTAATCTTGAATGGCAATATGATGCATACATTCATAAGAATTGAGCCCAATCAACAAGACAGCCAAAGTTAATTTGCTAATACCTCAATGGACTCCTCCTTTTATCTGAATCATCTACCATGTCAAAAGACCAAGCAGCAGGACCAAAAGTGCTGTTTGAGTTGGGTATTTTCTTAATTGGTGGGTGCCTGGCCAGAATGTGAACAAGATCAGATTGTTGTGTTAATATAATTTCCAGGAGGCTTTGTTGCGCTCACCTTTCCCAGTCAAAGTGTACCATATCGTTGTCATCATCCAATAGCAACTGATCAGAAAAGTGGTCATGTCCTGATGGATTTGcttaaaaagaaaattggTATTAATTATTAAAAATGCTCAGGATAAAGAAAAGGTTGCACTAATTAGTCACAGCAGTGGGGGAACTGTCTCCTGCTAGGCATACCCAGGGGCAAaacataatactccctccgatccataataagtgtcggagATTTAGTAGGAAAACAAAGGGAATCATACACTCCAAGCATCAGATACCATAAAAAGGCAGAAAAATCAATGAATACATAACAGTATTTCTTGAGAGTAATTTATCCATCCTAGGTGTCTCATGAATTAATACAAGGTAATTTATCTATCCTAGGTGACTCACCAAGTTGTAGAAGTAGCAGATCTAGACTACTGATGCTCTTTACTAGTAAAGTATGAAACCATGGTACTCCAATATCATAGTACACAACCAATTACACATTCACAGACCAGTAAGAAATCAATTTGGAAAGATCAGGGTGGTAATGTGGAATTCTAACTGGTGCAtcgaaataagaaaaaaaacataaacagATAATTCTAACCTGAAGTCTGAAACCTTGAGCTAGTTCCTATCAAAGTTCTGCAAGAATAAAATTGAATTATTAGTCCGAACTCAATGGTCATACCCAAATATATGTGGAGAAGCAACCTTTGTTCTGGAGAGTATCTTTCCTTAAAACCATAGTCGACTGGATCAAATTGTTCTGCTCTTGGAGTACCAAAATGATCATCTGAATTAAATGATTCCATCTTCCACAATCTCTCGGAATTTATAGCAGGCAGACTGTCGACTATTCTACCATGCTTTGCTGTCCGTAgtagaaaaatagaaatatgAACCATAGTAGGTGTAGCATTCTGTTAGGCCGCGATACTTGAATGTCAGACTCAGTAATAGGATGGCAAAGCAGAACTTACACTGCCAACCTTTTTGAGCTTGAGGTTCACAAAACATGTCTTCATCCTCAGGATAGAGGTTACCATTATAGTTCTCAAATGAATGTGATGAATAActgttttttctcctttcatAGTTTGACTCATCTACAAGACTACCCATTTTGTCTGAAGAAATTCGCTCTTTCATCATGCTGATACCTTTCAGTATAGAATCCTATTAAAATGATACAAAAAGAATTGCAAAATGCAATTATTAGCtatgaaaaagagaaaagatcTAATGCTACTTTGTGAAGtcaaccaaagaaaaaaattaagtgaaAAATACAAATCATATCAGGAATTGTTTCCACATGGAGTTCAACGCAGAAGTCTGAAGCAACAAAACTGTGAAAATTATACGTATATCCATCAGCTCCCATTGCGAGTAGCCAATCTACATAATTCTCGACGTTATGTTTTCTACTTTTCTCCAGGATTTATATGGTTACACCTGCTATCATCTCCTTTTGTGCCTAGCATATATAACATGGACATGATCCCAAAGAAACGATGAGGCAGCAGAGATTCTCACCAATCCCTTTGTGGCATCAAAGGGGATAGACCGCCTTGTTTTATTTTGCGTGTAACGCATGGCCTTTGGAGGCAAAGGTAAAACCCTGTAAAAGCAAAGTAAATGCAAGATATTTAGAGGCCTGGCATTGAGCCGGTGAAAAGTCCAGACATGATTTTCTAGTTGGTCAAGGAGCTTTTTAGCCCTTTTGCTACCTGAGCTGTAGCAGCGAGGTGGGAAAACTAGACCATTTGGACCAAAGTCTACTACTTGGACCAATAATATGTTACTCTAGGTCTCAAGGGCAAGTTTTATAACACTTCGATAAGCGTCAATGCAAATTAGCATCTGAAAAGTTTCTTTATTGCAAGAAATGGTTTTCCTTGAGGTAAAGAAATCCAAAACAGTTGTCTCAATTACCACATGTTCCCATGGATACTTCATTTTCGAGAAATGTCAACCTACTGTTTTCAAAGAAATATAAGTAAAACGAGAGAAATGTCATGCTACCATTTTCCATAAAATTGAACACTGCCTATTATTTAAACTTATTCAAAGAAAATTAACTTTATATTCAGACTAGAAGCAACCTTTTGGTGGATCTTGGTGACTGGGGAGGAGTTTCCATCTCGACATGGCCAAGGCCTGAAAGCAGAAGCACACAGTTATGTCTAGTGAACCATTTCTATATGCTGTtaaaagaggaaaaggaaatGGACCAAGATTCATCAAGGACAGTAGTAAGGTAAAATCCACATGTCCACCACAATGttcatacaaatttcacaATGAAATACATTAACGATCTCATAAGTTACAACAATTTACTTGTGACCATCAAACCTTATAAACAAAACGAAACGCATGAATGTTATTTGGTACAAGTGCTCATGGAGAGCAGCAACCATGCAATACACACGAATCCAGGCTTTGTAGTGTAACTGTAAAGTGAACTCCACGTGGGAACAGCATTTGTTCCAGTTATCACAGGCAACTTATGACAACTGTCCTTTCTGGGAACCACCCGTTGGACGGGTGGAGAGAGGGGTGGACTGGTGGAGTGCCCAAGCCATTGACCCGGGTTCAAATCCAGTGGTGGCATCCAGTTCCCCACTGTGATGCTGTTTCAAATAAACTGCTGATTCCTGCTTTTCCCAAACTTATGGAAACATAATTCTAATAATGACCCAACATGATAACATCCTTTATAAGCAGCATTCAGTTTAACCAAATTAAGATTTCCTAAGATAAAAATATGATTATGCACCAAATATTCTTGAAAAATTACCtttaacaaaaaatgaaaCGTGAGGCTCACGTGCAGGTTGTGCAGTAGATTTATTATTCGGTCCCTCATAATTGACCAAATCAATAAGTGAAATTTCTGCAAGGACACAGAATGGTTAAATTTAAGTTTCAAGAATAAATAACAAGTTATGTTTATAAATAAATGTTCCATGTAGACAGACTCAGATATGCACACTACACATTTTATGTTTGGTTGTATGCAATAATTCCTCACCAAACTAAGCACTTCTATTAGGGCTAATAAATTTCGTCCATGATTTCCTTTCAGATAGTTGCAATGCATAAACTTGAACTATGATTCAGCCAGTAGATCCATTAGAAATAATTGACTGATAGCAGTGAAGGAAACATCACCACCACTGTGGAGGTCCACATTTAAATTTCGCTTCTTCACACCAGAATTTTTGGATGGGGATATTTTGCGAACAACAGGATCTTCATGAGGGTTAACAGAAACTGCAACATCTTGATGACCAATTGGTGATGATAATCTGCCAAGGTACAAGACTAACATCTCACAAAACTAGACCATTTCCAGGCACACACTTCGCATACTGCAAGAAGATACTGACCTTGGCTGAGAACCTGCAAAATAGAAGCATTAATTTTTTACTTACTCAACTTTATCTACAAAGCTTACTGCATACTTCAGAAATTAAACCTAGTACCTACCTATAATGTGAAGTTTGTGGACACAATTGACCTTGTTTAATATATATGTGTTACATGTTATATAAGAAAATCATAAATGAATCCCACATCTGATATACATAAGGATGCAATCTTACTTGTTTCCTTCGGATTGATATTGTATACCGAAGTGATCTTCTTCAGTGCCTCTATAGGGGATGGATTTAAAATTGTACAATCCATTTGCGGAAGTAGAACAGTGCTATCTACATCTGAAACAAGAGTAAAACAATCATACAAAAATCGAGAGGTTAAATGTATGAGACATTCAGGTTCATAATGAAACATGAAAAGCATTAATGATGCAATAGTGTCCCCACaaaaacacaccatacaaaacaaaataaaggtACCACAAGTGCATTGCAAGTTCATCTGTTATATAATACCATTGTTGAGTTTATATTTACAATGTAGCCAGGGAACCCGCTTACTAGTTATCATTTGTAGCTACAAGAAGACTGTACTCTATCTTCTATTCATAACGGAAACCAGATCCACTCTTTGCAAGGTTCACATATATACTTGAAATGTTCTATTCAACTATGGTGGCATTAGTCAGCTTGCTTGATCAGATTCTCCAGAGATTGTGCTAGAAGGGCAACATGATTGACCACATAAAAACCATGCCTGGCAAGTTCATTACTACTATCACTGTAAAACATGTATAGAGGCTCACTTTCAGGGCCATTGCGGTGACAGACTGGAGTTGCCAAATTGTTCAGGCTTAAGACATCAAGCGATCGAGGCGCCTGATCACCATAAGCTTGGTTACCTGCGCCATCTATGTCATCCTGGTTCTGCAGCCCTTccctctgctgctgccgcctctTCTTCTGCTCGAAGTACTGCCTCTGTCTGCCCACCATTAGCGTTTCGGTGATCAGTTCAACCAACATAAGAACAGTAAAACTTCGCAGCAACCATACACTTTTAGTTACACTTGACATCGGTGAGGATGAGGTCAACAAGGTTTACCTGCTCTGTATCGATTTCCTGGACTGCTCATGTCAAGGCCGAACGCAGCACCGTCAGCCGATTCGCCCCCAAAAAAATCAACCAAGTGTTAGCACTTCGTTACCAAAAATACCCGGGCGCTACATACATGGTACGATTACTTTGAGGTTTACATGTATCCAACGACCAACGTACCACCGACCACAATGCCGCGGTACGGAAACAAAACAATCCGATCCGATTCAAacgaaacaacaacaacccaAACA
The Brachypodium distachyon strain Bd21 chromosome 2, Brachypodium_distachyon_v3.0, whole genome shotgun sequence genome window above contains:
- the LOC104582497 gene encoding uncharacterized protein LOC104582497, which codes for MASPRPATWSVSACLRYRGGLEIRAAAENVVLPWWGHGGERLSFLLRLRRRLRLAVTSQCARAPAPASADPESKEKKKKPRALKLLRFLRSRLARAPSALRRKKPPPPRAEDEDDRGDPRAQPVPCFLTRALMRPAKTKTTATVLCFVAALAVAVVALRLVAGFVIPPPTVSCTSWRCFLAKKLAKKLLGPPLQEWFSRIGLRILEFLDPPAALRDWPGLPKLGLKWLFNM